Sequence from the Sanguibacter keddieii DSM 10542 genome:
CGCAGGTCCCCGCCGTCGCCAACGGCTCGATCGTCAACCTGCCCGGCACCAGCCCGCTCGGCACCGCCGCGAACCCGACGCCGCTGTCCATCTCCTGGATCCTCGACGACTACCTCGAGCTGCTCGGCGCAGCAGCCGACAACGCGAAGTGACCCCCGCGTGACACCAGCACCCTCGGGCCCGGCAACCACCGTCGCCGGGCCGACCACCTCGGGCGCCGCAGCCGTGCGGCGCCCGAGGCGCGTCCGCGCCCTGTGGCTCCTCGTCGTCCTGGCGGTCCTGCTCGTCCTCGTCGTCACCTCGGTGATGGTCGGCTCGCGCGGCGTGGGGTGGACCGACGCCCTCGCGGCCCTCGGCGGCTCGACCGACGGCTTCGACCAGGCGGCGGTCGCCAAGCGCATCCCCCGGACCCTCCTCGCCGTCGTCGCCGGCGCCGCTCTCGGCGTCTCCGGTGCGCTCATGCAGGGCGTGACCCGCAACCCCCTCGCCGACCCCGGGATCCTCGGGGTGAACATGGGCGCCTCGCTCGCCGTCGTCACCGGCATCGCGTACTTCGGGCTCACGGCCGCGTCGAGCTACATCTGGCTCGCCATCGCCGGTGCCGCCGTCACCGCGCTGTTCGTCTACACGATCGGCTCCCTCGGCCGCGGAGGTGCGACGCCGCTCAAGCTCGCCCTGGCCGGCGCCGCCACCTCGGCCGCCCTCGCGTCCTTCGTCAGCGCCGTGGTGCTCGGCCGCAACGACATCGCGGGCGGTGTGCGGTCCTGGCAGATCGGCGGCGTCGGCGGTGGCTCCTACGAGAGCATCCGGCAGGTAGCCCCCTTCCTCGTGGTCGGGCTGGTGCTGGCGCTCGTCTCGGCGCGGAGCCTCAACTCCCTCGCCCTCGGCGACGAGCTGGCCGCCGGGCTCGGCGAGCGCGTCGCGATCGCCCGCGGCACCGCCGCCCTGAGCGCCGTGATCCTCTGTGGCGCCGCGACCGCCGTCACCGGGCCCATCGGCTTCGTGGGGCTCGTCGTCCCGCACGCCTGCCGTCTCCTCGTCGGCGTCGACCACCGCTGGCTGCTGCCCTTCTCCGCGCTCACCGGCGCGGCGCTGCTCACCGGAGCCGACGTCCTGGGGCGCATCGCCACCCGGCCCAGCGAGGTCGACGTCGGCATCGTCACCGCGCTGGTCGGCGCGCCCTTCTTCATCTACATCGTCCGCCGCCAGAAGGTGCGTGCCCTGTGACCACCGTCAGCCTCGAGGCGGCGTCTGACCGCCCGGTCCTCACCACGGCGCAGTCCGTCGCGCGCGCCCGGTCCGGCCGTGCCGTCCGCCGCCGCACCGTGATCGCGGTGCTGGCCGTGCTCGTCGTCGTCCTGTTCGTCACCTCGCTCATGGTCGGCAAGACCTTCTACCCGGCCTCCGACGTGCTGCGCGTGATCCTCGGCGAGGACGTCGCCGGCGCCAGCTTCACCGTCGGGCGGCTGCGCCTGCCGCGTGCGACCCTCGCGATCCTGGCCGGCCTCTGCTTCGGGCTCGGCGGCGTCACCTTCCAGACGATGCTGCGCAACCCGCTGGCCAGCCCCGACATCATCGGCATCAGCTCCGGTGCCAGCGCCGCGGCGGCCTTCGCGATCGTCACCCTGTCGCTCGGGTCGCGCGCGGTGTCCGTCGTGGCGATCGTCGCCGGGCTCGTCGTCGCGATCCTCGTCTACCTGCTGGCCTACAAGGGCGGGGTCGCCGGGACACGGCTGATCCTCATCGGCATCGGCGTCGCCGCCATGCTCGACAGCATGACCGCGTACGTCCTGTCCCGCGCTGCCGAGTGGGACCTGCAGGCGGCGCAGCGGTGGCTCACCGGCAGCCTCAACGGCGTCAGCTGGTCCCAGGCGCTGCCCGTGCTCGCCGCACTCGTGGTGCTCGCCCCGGTGCTCCTCGCGCAGTCGCGCAACCTGTCCGTGACGCAGCTCGGCGACGACACGGCCTCGGCGCTCGGGGTCAGGGTGAACCGCACCCGCCTGATCCTCATCGTCGCCGCCGTCGGTCTCATCGCCTTCGCGACCGCGGCCGCCGGCCCGATCGCCTTCGTCGCGTTCCTCTCCGGACCGATCGCGGCGCGGCTGGTGGGCCCCAGCGGCTCGCTGCTCGTGCCGGCCGCCCTGGTCGGCGCGGTCCTCGTGCTCGTCGGCGACCTCGTCGGCCAGTACGCGCTCGGGACCCGCCTGCCCGTCGGCGTCGTCACCGGTGTCCTCGGGGCGCCGTACCTCGTCTACCTCATCGTCCGCACGAACCGCTCCGGGAGCTCCCTGTGACCACCGACCACACCCTCGTCGCACAGGGCCTCACCCTCGGGTACGGGGACCGCACGGTCATCGACGGGCTCGACCTCGTGGTCCCGCCCGGCAAGGTCACCGCGATCGTCGGCGCGAACGCCTGCGGCAAGTCGACGCTCCTGCGCTCCATGTCGCGCCTGCTGTCACCGCGCGGCGGGCAGGTGCTCCTCGACGGCAAGCAGGTCCACAAGACCCCCGCCAAGCAGCTCGCCCGGACCCTCGGGCTGCTCCCCCAGTCACCGATCGCCCCCGAGGGCATCACCGTCGCCGACCTCGTCGGCCGCGGACGGCACCCGCACCAGGGCATGCTGTCGCGCTGGAGCACCGCCGACGACGAGGCCGTCGCCGCGGCGCTCGACGCCACCGAGACCGCGGCGCTGGCCGACCGTCCCGTCGACGAGCTCTCCGGTGGGCAGCGCCAGCGCGTGTGGATCGCCATGGCGCTCGCGCAGCGCACCGACCTCCTGCTGCTCGACGAGCCGACGACCTTCCTCGACGTCAGCCACCAGGTCGAGGTCCTCGACCTGCTCACCGACCTCAACCGGGCGCGCGGCACGACGATCGTCATGGTGCTGCACGACCTCAACCTCGCAGCCCGGTACTCGGACCACCTCATCGCGCTCGCCGACGGGCGGGTGCACGCGTCGGGCACACCGTCGGAGGTCCTCACCGAGGACACCGTCCGCGCGGTGTTCGGCCTCGAGAACCAGGTCATCGTCGACCCGACCTCCGGGAAGCCGCTCATGCTGCCCATCGGGAGGCACCACGTGACGGACCGCGCGGCGGGCTGACGCCGCAGCCGGTCTCACGACAGGCGCAGCTGTTGCGCCGGCTGATCCGACGGTAGTCATCCCACCCTGCCGAGACCCAGAGGCCAGGGAGCGGACAGACGACCAGGGGCGACACCCCGTGCCACCAGGCATGTCGTGCCTGGTCGGCGGGATGTCGCCCCTCGGCGTCGGGTGCCTCCGTCAGCCGGCGAGCACCCCGTCGATCTGGCCCATCGCCTCGCGCATGCCTTCTTCCATGCCCATCTGGGCGAGGAGCTCGAGGTGCTCGAGGCTCGCGAAGGTCGTGACGATGGTCATCCGGGTGCGGCTGTCGACCGGCTCGAGGGTGACGACGGCGCGGGTGGTGTCGGTCGTCGGGGTCGCCTCGCCCTCGTCGGCGAACCCGTCCTCGAACTCGAAGGACCGGGGCGGGTCGACCGTGAGGATCGTCCACCAGCCGCCGGCCTTCTCCCCCTCGGGGCCGGTCATGTAGTAGCGCGAGCGCCCGCCCGGGACCAGTGAGTGCTCCTCGAAGGTCGCGGGCCAGGTGGGCGGACCCCACCACTGCTCGAGCTGGCGCGGATCCTCCCAGATCTGCCAGACACGGTCGACGTCGGCGGCGTGCTCTGACACGATCGTCAGGGTGAGGTTCTCAGGATCCTTGTGACTGCTCACTACAGGCATGGTCGTCCTTCTCTCCGTCGTGGTGCTCTCGGCTCTGGTGCTCTCGGCCTTGGTGCTCTCGGTCGCTGGTCTCCGGGGTTCTCTGCTGCTGTCGTAGTGCGGTGGAGCTGTCATGCGGTGCGGGCTGTCATGGTGCGGTGCTGCTGTCATGCGGTGCGGGCTGTCGTGGTGCGGTGGTGTCGCGGCGGGGTGGGCTCGTGCGGGCTGTCGTGGTGCCAGACGGCGCCGCTCGCCCTGCTGGTGCTTCATCCCTCCGCGAGCAGTACGTCGATCTGCTGGGCTCGGAGCTGCCAGATCTTCTCGTACTCGCCGAGCAGGTGTGAAGCCCTCCGGACGGCGTCGACGTTCCCGTGCACGATCTGCTCCCTCCCGCGTCGCTCCTTGGTCACGAGGGTCGCGCGCTCGAGGACCGCGACGTGCTTCTGCACGGCGGCAAAGCTCATGTCGTAGTCCTGAGCCAGCGCGGACACGGACTGACCGCGCTCCACGACGCGCGCCATGATGTCGCGCCGTGTCGCATCGGCCAGCGCCTGGAACACGCGGTCGACCTCTTCGTCGGCCCACTGATCTACAACCATAAAGTTGTACGTTACGCGGGGTGGCGACAGGGCGCAAGGGTGGGCGATACGAGGGCGCGGAGCGGTGCAACGGTGCGCGGGGCGGGCGCCGCCGCGCGGACGCCTCAGCGCCACCCCCGCGCCTGTGCCCGGTGGTCGACGTCAGGCGCCCGCCATGCGACGATCCACAGCCTCACAACTCCCCCTTGCCACCCAAAACCCCCGAACGGTAGTATTCGAACATGCGTTCGAGCCACTCTCCTGCCGACCTGACGAACCGCGTCGCGGACCTCGTCGCCAGCGGCATGCCGTGGTGGCGGGCGCGCTCAGAGATCCTGGACGAGCTCCTCGACGAGGTCGTCGCGTCCGACCGTGCGATCGCCTCAGCCCACGCCCGACGCGTCAGAGCCATCGAGGCTGCTCGCACCTGGGCCGTCGACTCTGCGCGGGAGCTGGACCCAGCGCTCGGGCCCGTCGACCCCGAGGACCGCGAGCGCGCGGCCGCGATCCGCTCGGGGCGGTCGTACGCCCGAAAGTCCGTCACGCTCGAGATGGCGTGCGCAACCCGCACCCCTGAGGTCACGATGGACGGTCTGGTCCACGAGGCAGAGGTGCTGGTCGACCATCACCCGGCGACGCTCGAGGCTCTCGGGGAGGGCGACATCACCTACCGCCACGTCGGCGCGATCCTGGATGCCACGACGACCCTCGAGCCCGATGACTGCCAGACGCTCGAGGCTGTCCTCGTCGAGCGCGCGAAGATCACGACGGTGTCGGCGCTGC
This genomic interval carries:
- a CDS encoding FecCD family ABC transporter permease, which codes for MTTVSLEAASDRPVLTTAQSVARARSGRAVRRRTVIAVLAVLVVVLFVTSLMVGKTFYPASDVLRVILGEDVAGASFTVGRLRLPRATLAILAGLCFGLGGVTFQTMLRNPLASPDIIGISSGASAAAAFAIVTLSLGSRAVSVVAIVAGLVVAILVYLLAYKGGVAGTRLILIGIGVAAMLDSMTAYVLSRAAEWDLQAAQRWLTGSLNGVSWSQALPVLAALVVLAPVLLAQSRNLSVTQLGDDTASALGVRVNRTRLILIVAAVGLIAFATAAAGPIAFVAFLSGPIAARLVGPSGSLLVPAALVGAVLVLVGDLVGQYALGTRLPVGVVTGVLGAPYLVYLIVRTNRSGSSL
- a CDS encoding FecCD family ABC transporter permease yields the protein MTPAPSGPATTVAGPTTSGAAAVRRPRRVRALWLLVVLAVLLVLVVTSVMVGSRGVGWTDALAALGGSTDGFDQAAVAKRIPRTLLAVVAGAALGVSGALMQGVTRNPLADPGILGVNMGASLAVVTGIAYFGLTAASSYIWLAIAGAAVTALFVYTIGSLGRGGATPLKLALAGAATSAALASFVSAVVLGRNDIAGGVRSWQIGGVGGGSYESIRQVAPFLVVGLVLALVSARSLNSLALGDELAAGLGERVAIARGTAALSAVILCGAATAVTGPIGFVGLVVPHACRLLVGVDHRWLLPFSALTGAALLTGADVLGRIATRPSEVDVGIVTALVGAPFFIYIVRRQKVRAL
- a CDS encoding ABC transporter ATP-binding protein produces the protein MTTDHTLVAQGLTLGYGDRTVIDGLDLVVPPGKVTAIVGANACGKSTLLRSMSRLLSPRGGQVLLDGKQVHKTPAKQLARTLGLLPQSPIAPEGITVADLVGRGRHPHQGMLSRWSTADDEAVAAALDATETAALADRPVDELSGGQRQRVWIAMALAQRTDLLLLDEPTTFLDVSHQVEVLDLLTDLNRARGTTIVMVLHDLNLAARYSDHLIALADGRVHASGTPSEVLTEDTVRAVFGLENQVIVDPTSGKPLMLPIGRHHVTDRAAG
- a CDS encoding SRPBCC family protein, which produces MPVVSSHKDPENLTLTIVSEHAADVDRVWQIWEDPRQLEQWWGPPTWPATFEEHSLVPGGRSRYYMTGPEGEKAGGWWTILTVDPPRSFEFEDGFADEGEATPTTDTTRAVVTLEPVDSRTRMTIVTTFASLEHLELLAQMGMEEGMREAMGQIDGVLAG
- a CDS encoding ArsR/SmtB family transcription factor translates to MVVDQWADEEVDRVFQALADATRRDIMARVVERGQSVSALAQDYDMSFAAVQKHVAVLERATLVTKERRGREQIVHGNVDAVRRASHLLGEYEKIWQLRAQQIDVLLAEG